From a single Oncorhynchus keta strain PuntledgeMale-10-30-2019 unplaced genomic scaffold, Oket_V2 Un_contig_3979_pilon_pilon, whole genome shotgun sequence genomic region:
- the LOC127924356 gene encoding proline and serine-rich protein 1-like isoform X1: MSWKISTSLHNAVLGGVSFYCKYIGEYLTLQRITLVGSQMSSYFHRALVNGRDSLSPCLCQSFSSLPVSARHSALSLSLPVSASHSALSLSLPVIQLSPSLSLSLPGIQLSPCLCQAFSSLPVSPCLCQAFSSLPVSPCLCQAFSSLPVSPCLCQSFSFLPVSPCLCQAFSSLPVSPCLCQAFSSLPVSPCLSLSLPVIQLSPCLCQSFSSLPVSASHSAFSLSLPVIQLSPCLCQAFSSLPVSASHSALSLSLPVSARHSALSLSLPVSASHSAFSLSLPVSARHSALSLSLPVSPCLCQAFSSLPVSARHSALSLSLPVSARHSALSLSLPVSARHSALSLSLPGIQLSPCLSLSLPGIQLSPCLSLSLPGIQLSPCLCQAFSSLPVSPCLCQSFSFLPVSQNDLHKHGSIV, encoded by the exons atGTCCTGGAAGATCTCTACATCGCTCCATAATGCAGTACTGGGTGGAGTTAgtttctactgtaaatatattggAGAATATTTAACACTACAGAGAATCACGCTGGTTGGGTCACAAATGTCGTCATAtttccacagggctctggtcaatggCAGGgattcactctctccctgtctctgccagTCATtcagctctctccctgtctctgccagGCATtcagctctctccctgtctctccctgtctctgccagTCATtcagctctctccctgtctctgccagTCATtcagctctctccct ctctctccctgtctctgccag GCATtcagctctctccctgtctctgccagGCATtcagctctctccctgtctctccctgtctctgccagGCATtcagctctctccctgtctctccctgtctctgccagGCATtcagctctctccctgtctctccctgtctctgccagTCATTCagctttctccctgtctctccctgtctctgccagGCATtcagctctctccctgtctctccctgtctctgccagGCATtcagctctctccctgtctctccctgtctctccctgtctctgccagTCATTCAgctttctccctgtctctgccaGTCATtcagctctctccctgtctctgccagTCATTCAgctttctccctgtctctgccaGTCATtcagctctctccctgtctctgccagGCATtcagctctctccctgtctctgccagTCATtcagctctctccctgtctctccctgtctctgccagGCATtcagctctctccctgtctctccctgtctctgccagTCATTCagctttctccctgtctctccctgtctctgccagGCATtcagctctctccctgtctctccctgtctctccctgtctctgccagGCATtcagctctctccctgtctctgccagGCATtcagctctctccctgtctctccctgtctctgccagGCATtcagctctctccctgtctctccctgtctctgccagGCATtcagctctctccctgtctctgccagGCATtcagctctctccctgtctctccctgtctctgccagGCATtcagctctctccctgtctctccctgtctctgccagGCATtcagctctctccctgtctctgccagGCATtcagctctctccctgtctctccctgtctctgccagTCATTCagctttctccctgtctctcaaaATGACCTGCATAAACATGGTTCCATTGTTTAA
- the LOC127924356 gene encoding proline and serine-rich protein 1-like isoform X6 encodes MSWKISTSLHNAVLGGVSFYCKYIGEYLTLQRITLVGSQMSSYFHRALVNGRDSLSPCLCQSFSSLPVSARHSALSLSLPVSASHSALSLSLPVIQLSPSLSLSLPGIQLSPCLCQAFSSLPVSPCLCQAFSSLPVSPCLCQSFSFLPVSPCLCQAFSSLPVSPCLCQAFSSLPVSPCLSLSLPVIQLSPCLCQSFSSLPVSASHSAFSLSLPVIQLSPCLCQAFSSLPVSASHSALSLSLPVSARHSALSLSLPVSASHSAFSLSLPVSARHSALSLSLPVSPCLCQAFSSLPVSARHSALSLSLPVSARHSALSLSLPVSARHSALSLSLPGIQLSPCLSLSLPGIQLSPCLSLSLPGIQLSPCLCQAFSSLPVSPCLCQSFSFLPVSQNDLHKHGSIV; translated from the exons atGTCCTGGAAGATCTCTACATCGCTCCATAATGCAGTACTGGGTGGAGTTAgtttctactgtaaatatattggAGAATATTTAACACTACAGAGAATCACGCTGGTTGGGTCACAAATGTCGTCATAtttccacagggctctggtcaatggCAGGgattcactctctccctgtctctgccagTCATtcagctctctccctgtctctgccagGCATtcagctctctccctgtctctccctgtctctgccagTCATtcagctctctccctgtctctgccagTCATtcagctctctccct ctctctccctgtctctgccagGCATtcagctctctccctgtctctgccag GCATtcagctctctccctgtctctccctgtctctgccagGCATtcagctctctccctgtctctccctgtctctgccagTCATTCagctttctccctgtctctccctgtctctgccagGCATtcagctctctccctgtctctccctgtctctgccagGCATtcagctctctccctgtctctccctgtctctccctgtctctgccagTCATTCAgctttctccctgtctctgccaGTCATtcagctctctccctgtctctgccagTCATTCAgctttctccctgtctctgccaGTCATtcagctctctccctgtctctgccagGCATtcagctctctccctgtctctgccagTCATtcagctctctccctgtctctccctgtctctgccagGCATtcagctctctccctgtctctccctgtctctgccagTCATTCagctttctccctgtctctccctgtctctgccagGCATtcagctctctccctgtctctccctgtctctccctgtctctgccagGCATtcagctctctccctgtctctgccagGCATtcagctctctccctgtctctccctgtctctgccagGCATtcagctctctccctgtctctccctgtctctgccagGCATtcagctctctccctgtctctgccagGCATtcagctctctccctgtctctccctgtctctgccagGCATtcagctctctccctgtctctccctgtctctgccagGCATtcagctctctccctgtctctgccagGCATtcagctctctccctgtctctccctgtctctgccagTCATTCagctttctccctgtctctcaaaATGACCTGCATAAACATGGTTCCATTGTTTAA
- the LOC127924356 gene encoding uncharacterized protein LOC127924356 isoform X38, whose protein sequence is MSWKISTSLHNAVLGGVSFYCKYIGEYLTLQRITLVGSQMSSYFHRALVNGRDSLSPCLCQSFSSLPLSPCLCQAFSSLPVSARHSALSLSLPGIQLSPCLSLSLPGIQLSPCLSLSLPVSASHSAFSLSLPVSARHSALSLSLPVIQLSPCLSLSLPGIQLSPCLSLSLPVIQLSPCLSLSLPGIQLSPCLSLSLPVSARHSALSLSLPGIQLSPCLSLSLPGIQLSPCLSLSLPGIQLSPCLCQAFSSLPVSPCLCQAFSSLPVSPCLCQAFSSLPVSARHSALSLSLPVSASHSAFSLSLKMTCINMVPLFKPSTGQRALLIYTQNHVFFFIS, encoded by the exons atGTCCTGGAAGATCTCTACATCGCTCCATAATGCAGTACTGGGTGGAGTTAgtttctactgtaaatatattggAGAATATTTAACACTACAGAGAATCACGCTGGTTGGGTCACAAATGTCGTCATAtttccacagggctctggtcaatggCAGGgattcactctctccctgtctctgccagTCATtcagctctctccct ctctctccctgtctctgccagGCATtcagctctctccctgtctctgccagGCATtcagctctctccctgtctctgccag GCATtcagctctctccctgtctctccctgtctctgccagGCATtcagctctctccctgtctctccctgtctctccctgtctctgccagTCATTCAgctttctccct ctctctccctgtctctgccagGCATtcagctctctccctgtctctgccagTCATtcagctctctccctgtctctccctgtctctgccagGCATtcagctctctccctgtctctccctgtctctgccagTCATTCagctttctccctgtctctccctgtctctgccagGCATtcagctctctccctgtctctccctgtctctccctgtctctgccagGCATtcagctctctccctgtctctgccagGCATtcagctctctccctgtctctccctgtctctgccagGCATtcagctctctccctgtctctccctgtctctgccagGCATtcagctctctccctgtctctgccagGCATtcagctctctccctgtctctccctgtctctgccagGCATtcagctctctccctgtctctccctgtctctgccagGCATtcagctctctccctgtctctgccagGCATtcagctctctccctgtctctccctgtctctgccagTCATTCagctttctccctgtctctcaaaATGACCTGCATAAACATGGTTCCATTGTTTAAACCCAG
- the LOC127924356 gene encoding uncharacterized protein LOC127924356 isoform X14: MSWKISTSLHNAVLGGVSFYCKYIGEYLTLQRITLVGSQMSSYFHRALVNGRDSLSPCLCQSFSSLPVSARHSALSLSLPVSARHSALSLSLPGIQLSPCLCQAFSSLPVSPCLCQAFSSLPVSPCLCQSFSFLPVSPCLCQAFSSLPVSPCLCQAFSSLPVSPCLSLSLPVIQLSPCLCQSFSSLPVSASHSAFSLSLPVIQLSPCLCQAFSSLPVSASHSALSLSLPVSARHSALSLSLPVSASHSAFSLSLPVSARHSALSLSLPVSPCLCQAFSSLPVSARHSALSLSLPVSARHSALSLSLPVSARHSALSLSLPGIQLSPCLSLSLPGIQLSPCLSLSLPGIQLSPCLCQAFSSLPVSPCLCQSFSFLPVSQNDLHKHGSIV, translated from the exons atGTCCTGGAAGATCTCTACATCGCTCCATAATGCAGTACTGGGTGGAGTTAgtttctactgtaaatatattggAGAATATTTAACACTACAGAGAATCACGCTGGTTGGGTCACAAATGTCGTCATAtttccacagggctctggtcaatggCAGGgattcactctctccctgtctctgccagTCATtcagctctctccctgtctctgccagGCATtcagctctctccct ctctctccctgtctctgccagGCATtcagctctctccctgtctctgccagGCATtcagctctctccctgtctctgccag GCATtcagctctctccctgtctctccctgtctctgccagGCATtcagctctctccctgtctctccctgtctctgccagTCATTCagctttctccctgtctctccctgtctctgccagGCATtcagctctctccctgtctctccctgtctctgccagGCATtcagctctctccctgtctctccctgtctctccctgtctctgccagTCATTCAgctttctccctgtctctgccaGTCATtcagctctctccctgtctctgccagTCATTCAgctttctccctgtctctgccaGTCATtcagctctctccctgtctctgccagGCATtcagctctctccctgtctctgccagTCATtcagctctctccctgtctctccctgtctctgccagGCATtcagctctctccctgtctctccctgtctctgccagTCATTCagctttctccctgtctctccctgtctctgccagGCATtcagctctctccctgtctctccctgtctctccctgtctctgccagGCATtcagctctctccctgtctctgccagGCATtcagctctctccctgtctctccctgtctctgccagGCATtcagctctctccctgtctctccctgtctctgccagGCATtcagctctctccctgtctctgccagGCATtcagctctctccctgtctctccctgtctctgccagGCATtcagctctctccctgtctctccctgtctctgccagGCATtcagctctctccctgtctctgccagGCATtcagctctctccctgtctctccctgtctctgccagTCATTCagctttctccctgtctctcaaaATGACCTGCATAAACATGGTTCCATTGTTTAA
- the LOC127924356 gene encoding uncharacterized protein LOC127924356 isoform X7, which produces MSWKISTSLHNAVLGGVSFYCKYIGEYLTLQRITLVGSQMSSYFHRALVNGRDSLSPCLCQSFSSLPVSARHSALSLSLPVSARHSALSLSLPGIQLSPCLCQAFSSLPVSPCLCQAFSSLPVSPCLCQAFSSLPVSPCLCQSFSFLPVSPCLCQAFSSLPVSPCLCQAFSSLPVSPCLSLSLPVIQLSPCLCQSFSSLPVSASHSAFSLSLPVIQLSPCLCQAFSSLPVSASHSALSLSLPVSARHSALSLSLPVSASHSAFSLSLPVSARHSALSLSLPVSPCLCQAFSSLPVSARHSALSLSLPVSARHSALSLSLPVSARHSALSLSLPGIQLSPCLSLSLPGIQLSPCLSLSLPGIQLSPCLCQAFSSLPVSPCLCQSFSFLPVSQNDLHKHGSIV; this is translated from the exons atGTCCTGGAAGATCTCTACATCGCTCCATAATGCAGTACTGGGTGGAGTTAgtttctactgtaaatatattggAGAATATTTAACACTACAGAGAATCACGCTGGTTGGGTCACAAATGTCGTCATAtttccacagggctctggtcaatggCAGGgattcactctctccctgtctctgccagTCATtcagctctctccctgtctctgccagGCATtcagctctctccct ctctctccctgtctctgccagGCATtcagctctctccctgtctctgccag GCATtcagctctctccctgtctctgccagGCATtcagctctctccctgtctctccctgtctctgccagGCATtcagctctctccctgtctctccctgtctctgccagGCATtcagctctctccctgtctctccctgtctctgccagTCATTCagctttctccctgtctctccctgtctctgccagGCATtcagctctctccctgtctctccctgtctctgccagGCATtcagctctctccctgtctctccctgtctctccctgtctctgccagTCATTCAgctttctccctgtctctgccaGTCATtcagctctctccctgtctctgccagTCATTCAgctttctccctgtctctgccaGTCATtcagctctctccctgtctctgccagGCATtcagctctctccctgtctctgccagTCATtcagctctctccctgtctctccctgtctctgccagGCATtcagctctctccctgtctctccctgtctctgccagTCATTCagctttctccctgtctctccctgtctctgccagGCATtcagctctctccctgtctctccctgtctctccctgtctctgccagGCATtcagctctctccctgtctctgccagGCATtcagctctctccctgtctctccctgtctctgccagGCATtcagctctctccctgtctctccctgtctctgccagGCATtcagctctctccctgtctctgccagGCATtcagctctctccctgtctctccctgtctctgccagGCATtcagctctctccctgtctctccctgtctctgccagGCATtcagctctctccctgtctctgccagGCATtcagctctctccctgtctctccctgtctctgccagTCATTCagctttctccctgtctctcaaaATGACCTGCATAAACATGGTTCCATTGTTTAA
- the LOC127924356 gene encoding uncharacterized protein LOC127924356 isoform X12, with translation MSWKISTSLHNAVLGGVSFYCKYIGEYLTLQRITLVGSQMSSYFHRALVNGRDSLSPCLCQSFSSLPVSARHSALSLSLPVSASHSALSLSLPVIQLSPCLCQAFSSLPVSPCLCQAFSSLPVSPCLCQSFSFLPVSPCLCQAFSSLPVSPCLCQAFSSLPVSPCLSLSLPVIQLSPCLCQSFSSLPVSASHSAFSLSLPVIQLSPCLCQAFSSLPVSASHSALSLSLPVSARHSALSLSLPVSASHSAFSLSLPVSARHSALSLSLPVSPCLCQAFSSLPVSARHSALSLSLPVSARHSALSLSLPVSARHSALSLSLPGIQLSPCLSLSLPGIQLSPCLSLSLPGIQLSPCLCQAFSSLPVSPCLCQSFSFLPVSQNDLHKHGSIV, from the exons atGTCCTGGAAGATCTCTACATCGCTCCATAATGCAGTACTGGGTGGAGTTAgtttctactgtaaatatattggAGAATATTTAACACTACAGAGAATCACGCTGGTTGGGTCACAAATGTCGTCATAtttccacagggctctggtcaatggCAGGgattcactctctccctgtctctgccagTCATtcagctctctccctgtctctgccagGCATtcagctctctccctgtctctccctgtctctgccagTCATtcagctctctccctgtctctgccagTCATtcagctctctccctgtctctgccag GCATtcagctctctccctgtctctccctgtctctgccagGCATtcagctctctccctgtctctccctgtctctgccagTCATTCagctttctccctgtctctccctgtctctgccagGCATtcagctctctccctgtctctccctgtctctgccagGCATtcagctctctccctgtctctccctgtctctccctgtctctgccagTCATTCAgctttctccctgtctctgccaGTCATtcagctctctccctgtctctgccagTCATTCAgctttctccctgtctctgccaGTCATtcagctctctccctgtctctgccagGCATtcagctctctccctgtctctgccagTCATtcagctctctccctgtctctccctgtctctgccagGCATtcagctctctccctgtctctccctgtctctgccagTCATTCagctttctccctgtctctccctgtctctgccagGCATtcagctctctccctgtctctccctgtctctccctgtctctgccagGCATtcagctctctccctgtctctgccagGCATtcagctctctccctgtctctccctgtctctgccagGCATtcagctctctccctgtctctccctgtctctgccagGCATtcagctctctccctgtctctgccagGCATtcagctctctccctgtctctccctgtctctgccagGCATtcagctctctccctgtctctccctgtctctgccagGCATtcagctctctccctgtctctgccagGCATtcagctctctccctgtctctccctgtctctgccagTCATTCagctttctccctgtctctcaaaATGACCTGCATAAACATGGTTCCATTGTTTAA
- the LOC127924356 gene encoding proline and serine-rich protein 1-like isoform X2, which translates to MSWKISTSLHNAVLGGVSFYCKYIGEYLTLQRITLVGSQMSSYFHRALVNGRDSLSPCLCQSFSSLPVSARHSALSLSLPVSASHSALSLSLPVSARHSALSLSLPGIQLSPCLCQAFSSLPVSPCLCQAFSSLPVSPCLCQAFSSLPVSPCLCQSFSFLPVSPCLCQAFSSLPVSPCLCQAFSSLPVSPCLSLSLPVIQLSPCLCQSFSSLPVSASHSAFSLSLPVIQLSPCLCQAFSSLPVSASHSALSLSLPVSARHSALSLSLPVSASHSAFSLSLPVSARHSALSLSLPVSPCLCQAFSSLPVSARHSALSLSLPVSARHSALSLSLPVSARHSALSLSLPGIQLSPCLSLSLPGIQLSPCLSLSLPGIQLSPCLCQAFSSLPVSPCLCQSFSFLPVSQNDLHKHGSIV; encoded by the exons atGTCCTGGAAGATCTCTACATCGCTCCATAATGCAGTACTGGGTGGAGTTAgtttctactgtaaatatattggAGAATATTTAACACTACAGAGAATCACGCTGGTTGGGTCACAAATGTCGTCATAtttccacagggctctggtcaatggCAGGgattcactctctccctgtctctgccagTCATtcagctctctccctgtctctgccagGCATtcagctctctccctgtctctccctgtctctgccagTCATtcagctctctccct ctctctccctgtctctgccagGCATtcagctctctccctgtctctgccag GCATtcagctctctccctgtctctgccagGCATtcagctctctccctgtctctccctgtctctgccagGCATtcagctctctccctgtctctccctgtctctgccagGCATtcagctctctccctgtctctccctgtctctgccagTCATTCagctttctccctgtctctccctgtctctgccagGCATtcagctctctccctgtctctccctgtctctgccagGCATtcagctctctccctgtctctccctgtctctccctgtctctgccagTCATTCAgctttctccctgtctctgccaGTCATtcagctctctccctgtctctgccagTCATTCAgctttctccctgtctctgccaGTCATtcagctctctccctgtctctgccagGCATtcagctctctccctgtctctgccagTCATtcagctctctccctgtctctccctgtctctgccagGCATtcagctctctccctgtctctccctgtctctgccagTCATTCagctttctccctgtctctccctgtctctgccagGCATtcagctctctccctgtctctccctgtctctccctgtctctgccagGCATtcagctctctccctgtctctgccagGCATtcagctctctccctgtctctccctgtctctgccagGCATtcagctctctccctgtctctccctgtctctgccagGCATtcagctctctccctgtctctgccagGCATtcagctctctccctgtctctccctgtctctgccagGCATtcagctctctccctgtctctccctgtctctgccagGCATtcagctctctccctgtctctgccagGCATtcagctctctccctgtctctccctgtctctgccagTCATTCagctttctccctgtctctcaaaATGACCTGCATAAACATGGTTCCATTGTTTAA
- the LOC127924356 gene encoding proline and serine-rich protein 1-like isoform X13, whose protein sequence is MSWKISTSLHNAVLGGVSFYCKYIGEYLTLQRITLVGSQMSSYFHRALVNGRDSLSPCLCQSFSSLPVSARHSALSLSLPVSASHSALSLSLPVIQLSPCLCQAFSSLPVSARHSALSLSLPVSPCLCQSFSFLPVSPCLCQAFSSLPVSPCLCQAFSSLPVSPCLSLSLPVIQLSPCLCQSFSSLPVSASHSAFSLSLPVIQLSPCLCQAFSSLPVSASHSALSLSLPVSARHSALSLSLPVSASHSAFSLSLPVSARHSALSLSLPVSPCLCQAFSSLPVSARHSALSLSLPVSARHSALSLSLPVSARHSALSLSLPGIQLSPCLSLSLPGIQLSPCLSLSLPGIQLSPCLCQAFSSLPVSPCLCQSFSFLPVSQNDLHKHGSIV, encoded by the exons atGTCCTGGAAGATCTCTACATCGCTCCATAATGCAGTACTGGGTGGAGTTAgtttctactgtaaatatattggAGAATATTTAACACTACAGAGAATCACGCTGGTTGGGTCACAAATGTCGTCATAtttccacagggctctggtcaatggCAGGgattcactctctccctgtctctgccagTCATtcagctctctccctgtctctgccagGCATtcagctctctccctgtctctccctgtctctgccagTCATtcagctctctccctgtctctgccagTCATtcagctctctccctgtctctgccag GCATtcagctctctccctgtctctgccagGCATtcagctctctccct ctctctccctgtctctccctgtctctgccagTCATTCagctttctccctgtctctccctgtctctgccagGCATtcagctctctccctgtctctccctgtctctgccagGCATtcagctctctccctgtctctccctgtctctccctgtctctgccagTCATTCAgctttctccctgtctctgccaGTCATtcagctctctccctgtctctgccagTCATTCAgctttctccctgtctctgccaGTCATtcagctctctccctgtctctgccagGCATtcagctctctccctgtctctgccagTCATtcagctctctccctgtctctccctgtctctgccagGCATtcagctctctccctgtctctccctgtctctgccagTCATTCagctttctccctgtctctccctgtctctgccagGCATtcagctctctccctgtctctccctgtctctccctgtctctgccagGCATtcagctctctccctgtctctgccagGCATtcagctctctccctgtctctccctgtctctgccagGCATtcagctctctccctgtctctccctgtctctgccagGCATtcagctctctccctgtctctgccagGCATtcagctctctccctgtctctccctgtctctgccagGCATtcagctctctccctgtctctccctgtctctgccagGCATtcagctctctccctgtctctgccagGCATtcagctctctccctgtctctccctgtctctgccagTCATTCagctttctccctgtctctcaaaATGACCTGCATAAACATGGTTCCATTGTTTAA
- the LOC127924356 gene encoding coagulation factor V-like isoform X43, with the protein MSWKISTSLHNAVLGGVSFYCKYIGEYLTLQRITLVGSQMSSYFHRALVNGRDSLSPCLCQSFSSLPVSARHSALSLSLPVSASHSALSLSLPVIQLSPSLSLSLPGIQLSPCLCQAFSSLPLSPCLCQSFSFLPVSASHSALSLSLPGIQLSPCLCQSFSSLPVSPCLCQAFSSLPVSPCLCQSFSFLPVSPCLCQAFSSLPVSPCLSLSLPGIQLSPCLCQAFSSLPVSPCLCQAFSSLPVSPCLCQAFSSLPVSARHSALSLSLPVSARHSALSLSLPVSARHSALSLSLPGIQLSPCLSLSLPVIQLSPCLSK; encoded by the exons atGTCCTGGAAGATCTCTACATCGCTCCATAATGCAGTACTGGGTGGAGTTAgtttctactgtaaatatattggAGAATATTTAACACTACAGAGAATCACGCTGGTTGGGTCACAAATGTCGTCATAtttccacagggctctggtcaatggCAGGgattcactctctccctgtctctgccagTCATtcagctctctccctgtctctgccagGCATtcagctctctccctgtctctccctgtctctgccagTCATtcagctctctccctgtctctgccagTCATtcagctctctccct ctctctccctgtctctgccagGCATtcagctctctccctgtctctgccagGCATtcagctctctccct ctctctccctgtctctgccagTCATTCAgctttctccctgtctctgccaGTCATtcagctctctccctgtctctgccagGCATtcagctctctccctgtctctgccagTCATtcagctctctccctgtctctccctgtctctgccagGCATtcagctctctccctgtctctccctgtctctgccagTCATTCagctttctccctgtctctccctgtctctgccagGCATtcagctctctccctgtctctccctgtctctccctgtctctgccagGCATtcagctctctccctgtctctgccagGCATtcagctctctccctgtctctccctgtctctgccagGCATtcagctctctccctgtctctccctgtctctgccagGCATtcagctctctccctgtctctgccagGCATtcagctctctccctgtctctccctgtctctgccagGCATtcagctctctccctgtctctccctgtctctgccagGCATtcagctctctccctgtctctgccagGCATtcagctctctccctgtctctccctgtctctgccagTCATTCagctttctccctgtctctcaaaATGA